The following proteins are encoded in a genomic region of Amphiura filiformis chromosome 11, Afil_fr2py, whole genome shotgun sequence:
- the LOC140164261 gene encoding lipopolysaccharide-induced tumor necrosis factor-alpha factor homolog, giving the protein MADQKAQEANPAYPPQQAQGAPPDYPGPPSGQQGYPPQQQGYPPQQGYPPQQQGYPPQGQPGPPPAGVTVQPAATTTIVTTQVARSLGDQPAVIQCPNCHNTVTTNVSREMGLLVWLIAGALCIFMIWPCCLIPFCITDLYDAKHTCPVCSYHLGIHKKLS; this is encoded by the exons ATGGCAGATCAGAAAGCTCAAGAAGCTAATCCCGCTTATCCCCCACAACAAGCTCAGGGGGCACCACCAGACTATCCGGGTCCTCCATCGGGACAACAAGGATATCCACCACAACAACAAGGATACCCACCACAACAAGGATATCCACCACAACAACAAGGATACCCACCTCAAG GTCAGCCAGGTCCACCTCCAGCTGGCGTGACAGTACAACCAGCCGCTACCACGACGATCGTGACAACTCAAGTTGCCAGGTCACTCGGTGACCAGCCAGCAGTGATACAGTGCCCCAACTGTCATAATACGGTCACTACCAATGTATCCAGAGAAATGGGCTTATTGGTGTGGCTAATTGCTGGAGCCTTGTGCATCTTTAT GATTTGGCCGTGTTGTTTGATTCCATTCTGTATTACTGATCTGTATGACGCTAAGCATACCTGCCCAGTCTGTAGCTACCATCTGGGCATACACAAAAAGCTCTCGTGA
- the LOC140164263 gene encoding X-box-binding protein 1-like, whose protein sequence is MAPTKIYITSLARTQPGKRPLTAIAMPVTTTSVDTKPAYLDAPAPPRKRQRLTHLSPEEKLMRRKLKNRVAAQTARDRKKTYMDGLEDRLAALEEKTKRVQQENREIKHQNALLVEENIELKRRLGMDETEIQATQMTKVGTVTSVKKESKSHESAALDAPPQQGQVWALSTYLTLLMTMSLMCCLDSSMVSKSKLPSSLKMELPQMALPESNSDRRSMPPWWGPQQKNWNPSKN, encoded by the exons ATGGCTCCAACAAAGATTTACATTACATCTCTTGCAAGAACGCAGCCCGGGAAGCGTCCACTAACAGCTATAGCAATGCCGGTTACTACAACATCAGTAGATACCAAACCGGCGTATCTGGACGCACCGGCTCCACCGAGAAAACGACAGCGGCTGACACACTTATCACCAGAGGAAAAACTTATGAGAAG AAAACTGAAAAATAGGGTAGCAGCACAGACAGCTCGAGATCGCAAGAAAACTTACATGGATGGCTTGGAAGATAGACTTGCAGCACTTGAAGAAAAGACCAAAAGAGTACAGCAAGAAAATCGGGAAATAAAACATCAGAATGCCCTCCTGGTTGAAGAAAACATTGAGCTGAAAAGAAGGCTGGGAATGGATGAAACTGAAATCCAAGCAACACAG ATGACCAAAGTAGGAACCGTTACAAGTGTGAAGAAAGAGTCCAAATCACATGAGTCTGCAGCACTCGATGCCCCTCCGCAGCAGGGACAGGTTTGGGCCCTCTCAACATACCTAACGCTTCTAATGACTATGAG TCTGATGTGTTGCTTGGACTCCTCGATGGTCTCGAAGAGCAAATTGCCATCAAGTCTCAAAATGGAACTACCACAAATGGCACTTCCCGAATCCAACTCGGACAGGAGGTCGATGCCACCGTGGTGGGGCCCACAGCAGAAGAACTGGAATCCCTCAAAgaactga